From the genome of Rathayibacter sp. VKM Ac-2759, one region includes:
- a CDS encoding GrpB family protein: protein MSTPRRPDVTTVELVGGAEPLRVGLQPYDDGWPARYEEHRRRILGTLTGVEVEHIGSTSVPGLAAKPIIDIVLAVADITAEEDYLDSLLAAGYELRVREPGHRLVRTPGRDVHVHVYERGAREIDDYLLLRDRLRADPEERTLYESTKTTLLERAWDDMNAYADAKTAVVLAIRERARAARDAR from the coding sequence ATGAGCACCCCACGCCGCCCCGACGTCACGACCGTCGAGCTGGTCGGCGGCGCCGAGCCGCTCCGCGTCGGGCTGCAGCCCTACGACGACGGCTGGCCCGCCCGCTACGAGGAGCACCGCCGCCGGATCCTCGGTACCCTGACCGGCGTCGAGGTCGAGCACATCGGCTCCACCTCGGTCCCCGGCCTCGCCGCCAAGCCGATCATCGACATCGTCCTCGCGGTCGCGGACATCACCGCGGAGGAGGACTACCTCGACTCTCTTCTCGCGGCGGGCTACGAGCTCCGGGTCCGCGAGCCCGGTCACCGTCTCGTGCGGACGCCGGGCCGCGACGTCCACGTGCACGTCTACGAGCGCGGTGCCCGGGAGATCGACGACTACCTCCTGCTCCGCGACCGCCTGCGCGCCGACCCGGAGGAGCGCACCCTCTACGAGAGCACCAAGACGACACTGCTCGAGCGCGCCTGGGACGATATGAACGCCTACGCCGACGCCAAGACCGCGGTCGTCCTCGCCATCCGCGAGCGCGCCCGGGCGGCCCGCGACGCACGGTAG